The Euphorbia lathyris chromosome 8, ddEupLath1.1, whole genome shotgun sequence genome has a window encoding:
- the LOC136203539 gene encoding uncharacterized protein, whose translation MEFSTRNRASELTTLLERRITNYYTNLKVDEIGRVVSVGDGIARVYGLNEIQAGEMVEFASGVKGIALNLENENVGIVVFGSDTAIKEGDLVKRTGSIVDVPAGKAMLGRVVDGLGVPIDGRGALSDHERRRVEVKAPGIIERKSVHEPMQTGLSIFRFFCEFLIKALPLLISFYIFGDLESLQAFCLDSSAEDGDSEAEDGDSEVSDGPDPNHDSDSDPDESPEEKEARVRDEIRQLISNQIQEALTKNPLSSQDREEAALDIMGNKLEILTKTDVSELREWRSRIGQDPTLLRGILGEYFSKRNGERNGGGSGSRS comes from the coding sequence atggaATTCTCTACCAGAAACAGAGCTTCGGAACTAACAACTCTACTAGAACGTCGAATTACTAACTATTACACAAATTTGAAAGTGGATGAGATCGGTCGAGTGGTATCAGTTGGAGATGGAATTGCACGTGTTTATGGATTAAATGAGATACAAGCTGGGGAAATGGTTGAATTTGCAAGCGGTGTGAAAGGAATTGCCTTGAATCTTGAGAATGAGAATGTAGGAATTGTTGTCTTTGGTAGTGATACCGCTATTAAAGAAGGAGATCTTGTAAAGCGCACGGGATCTATCGTAGATGTTCCCGCGGGAAAGGCTATGCTAGGCCGTGTGGTCGACGGGTTGGGAGTACCAATTGATGGAAGAGGGGCTCTAAGCGATCACGAGCGAAGACGTGTCGAAGTGAAAGCTCCTGGGATTATTGAGCGTAAATCAGTGCACGAGCCTATGCAAACTGGATTAtctatttttagatttttttgtgAATTTCTCATTAAAGCCCTCCCCCTCTTAATCTCCTTTTACATTTTCGGCGATCTGGAATCCCTCCAGGCCTTTTGTTTGGACTCCAGCGCGGAAGACGGAGATTCTGAGGCGGAAGACGGGGATTCTGAGGTTTCGGACGGGCCTGATCCGAATCATGATTCGGACTCAGACCCGGATGAATCGCCTGAAGAGAAGGAGGCCCGGGTCCGCGATGAAATTCGGCAGTTAATTTCAAACCAGATTCAGGAAGCTCTGACAAAGAATCCGTTGTCCTCCCAGGATAGGGAAGAAGCCGCCCTCGATATCATGGGGAACAAGCTCGAAATTCTTACCAAAACAGATGTCTCAGAGCTCCGTGAATGGCGCTCTCGGATCGGACAAGATCCAACTCTGTTAAGGGGGATTCTGGGGGAGTATTTCTCGAAAAGAAATGGAGAGAGAAACGGTGGCGGGAGCGGCAGTCGGTCTTAG